The Ziziphus jujuba cultivar Dongzao chromosome 5, ASM3175591v1 genome segment attttctataaggtcaattagttatccttacatAAATAACACAtcattatctttgttaaatgaacattataagtcaccattatctttacaattaaaagtctaatacaataaagaatatgcatttataaacatgacaaaaggaaagaaaaatgcatcatcaCCCAACTcgtatgcttagttctttgttgtaagcctcatatgcatacttcttcctaaagaacttcatgtcatcttgtgtgaatgtcactggtaatctagcatgtaaaaactgGATGGTTTTGAGTGTAAATATaccacagtcaccactacaaaaaaacaattattataacatatattagtattattagaaccatatttaatagttaatatttattcaacaaacatgtacgtattaaggggctttactcgttactttgctgaggggaATTTTGTGtgaattcacatgtaaactcatcaatggagtctacaagatccggccgctgctcataaaaggatgcagatCGCAGTAAATAAAGTAACATAATGCATGAAcgggatactgcaaaagacaaaagggattatcatcaaatgattattaagtaatactaatattactacaaatactgcaaaagtctataaataatattactaagtTAGAATGTAtatttacatatgtatatatatatatatatatataagtggaataactcatatacttacatcacgatgatcgaagagttcagtggccttctcaaatcttggcacttgtgaaatatgccaattaagaatccgAGGGAATGTCATGTCCGGCAACTTCTTTCCAAATGCTTGATCCaacgaaggaattgtctcaaaaccccaaatctatcaaacaataaatgaataatgaataagtaaagaaatacacaccataaatacaagtgtaacaaactttaaataatagtgtaataaacttaccaaaaaaataaaagcaataagAATATGGAGAGGCATAAGCTTTAAGTTCATGATCAGATACTCAATTGGAGAAGAATATGcttcaaaaaattgataatcaaAAGAATCGTGAAGTTCAGATGGAAAATACATACATCAAACAAGCACAATGAGCCTGGACATAATATGCGGCCAATTTCTAGGGGGAAATTATTAACAAGaatgaaattatataaatagTTTACCTTACAAAGACAAAAGTTACATTTtgtaaatctatataataatgtCCTTTTGCTTGAGCTTGATGTTTCCAGGACTCAACTAgacacataattttttttttcttttatatatatattttgacaatAAAAATATCTTAAGTTTGTCTTGTCAATATGCAGACTGAATAGGTCTTGAATAACTTCTTTTAAAGTCATACACTACAGAACAATTAAATTGGATTTTGGGACCCAAAGGCACAAGGCACAAAGGTTCCCCCATTtccaaaaggacaaaaaaatctTATAAGGATAGGAAAAGCACCTTGCCATCTATACCTTCATTTCCATGATTGTACCATTTCTTTTGTCTTCTATCAATGAATTTATTGCAacagaacaaaaatattaaaaataataaaataaaataaaaatcccatATTTTCCCATTTCAACCATATAAACTTTTTCTCAATCAAGGGGGGAAAAAAGTTCctatttttaatccaatttaattattttgatttgggGAAAGTAAACATGACAACTCCAGTACTCAAGTATTCTAGGAAACTGAGGGCTTGTTTGGCCAGCTGTTTTCAGAATAGTTTTCTGTTCTTGAAAACAGAAATTTGTTTCCAAAACAATCTTATAGCTATTTGACCATTTGTTTCTAAAAACAAATTCagaaaacaagttaaaaaaaaaaaaacaaaattgggaaAACATCAAAAAGATGTTTCCACCTGTTCTCTCACCTTGGCCTCTCTACTGTTCTCTCACCTTCGCCACTTGACCAGCTCCTTCACTGGCCTTCGAAACGTTCACCGCTTGTCGACCCACGCACACCAGCTAACCTTCATCGAACAGATCTCGAATAACCAGCCGTTCCTTCAATAAATTTCGAATAGATCTCTGCTCAAGTTCACCGATCAGGTTTTCCTTGCTTCTCAAATCTTTCAATACTAGTTGGATTATGTCTGTTGATAAATTGTGTTTGTAGTTTTGTTGGATTTGGGTTTAATTGCTTATTATTGATTGTGAATTTTTCTTGGTTAGCCTTTGAGTCTCATACCAATTCCACGATACTctggaactttttttttcttcttcttcttcctcttaaCGTCTTCGATGGAACTTCTGTCTTTTCCCTCTGTCGGGCTTGCCattcctaaatttttttaaaaaaaatcaaattcaaccCAGCTTGCCTAGAAGCttgctcctcctcctcctccacacTTCTGTGAAACTTGGTAGAATTTTCAGATCATGTGCGATTGAGATGTAAAGGGTGGTGCCTAGttatcaaattcaattttaagtCCTGAATATGATATGTTGAAGAATAACTATATCTAAATGAATGAAAGAAAAACTTATCAGTGCTGAGTCGGATAGTTAGTTAGCTAATTATTAGTTAACTCTGGTTAGGCTCTGTccgatgtattattattattcgatCAAATTCTGCTATTACTTCCTCTGTTCTTCATTATTCTTCTCAGTGTTCTATTTCTGTGTACATAAAGTGCTTGTCTATTAGGGGGTCCTCAAGTTTCCTCTCAACAAATCATTTTCATAAGATTTTTAAGTTTGTTAGTCAAGTTTAATAAGGTTTCAGGGAAGTCATCGATCTTGTATAATTCTgctgtaaaaataatatatatatatatatatatatatatctattaatcgtttctattttttttttttttggctctgatatattaattgtttttagtGATAACTTTTAAGCACTAACTGATAGTGATAGTGCCAGAAACTAGTATAAAGTTGAAAGCACTAACTGAAAGTAATTTTAAACCATTTAATTATGCACCCTCAACAGATCAGTACTCTTATCAATTAATCATCTAATCTAACATTCTTTTTGTACTCTTTTAACTTTTATGAAACTTGGTAGAATTTTCAGATCATGTGCGATTGAATTTCATGCAAGTATTTTGATGTTGAAAAATCAGACAGATGTTCTGTGTGTTTTGGTCTGTGGTAGCTTCattgaaatttcataaatgAAAGCATCCCTTATTCTTATGCTTTGCTCACAACCCCGAAAGTGGGTGCAAACCTTTcctttttgaaaaattctatttttctaCCTACTTTAATTGAGtacatgggaaaaaaaaaacatagtgagttttcttttctttttgtttggttattttGACTGTGAGTTTTCTAttttaacaaaaaccaaataaaccTGACAGCTCCTTCTGCTGCTGCTGCTACTTAGCCCGCTAAGCCTGCCAAGCTTCCTTCCAACTGTTTAATTCAACATATTGAATTAGAGCAACTTTTTGCCATattgaattttccttttctatgcctttgtttttttggtgatcCGAGTAAAAAGCTATACAGAAGAGAATagtttttatataaaacacatattCAAATGTGAAGTGCAAGTGTGGCCTAATAGAGATGTGTGGACACCTTttttgaaacatatatatacatgaaaccgtgtatacatacatacatatacaaacaaaagaaaaaaagataaaggatAGGATGTTTTGACATGTgtgtgtatctatatatatatatgcatggagcCAAGAAAAAGTTTGTGTGGCTAAACAAAAgacatgtggataccttttgcCATATACATGTATGGAGTCGTGTGCCTTGGTGACAATTTTCATGTTtcacatgtttatatatatataaaaaaaaagaaaagaaaacaaagcatATGGAACCGTGTGCTTTTATGGATTTTGTCCAAGctctacatgtatatatatataggtggacATTTCTTGTGGTGGGTttcttttagatatatatatatatatatatattattattattattatttggatgaATGTTTATAAgcaacactaaaaaaaaaaaaaaaaacaatttgtagaatggcaaaattttgattttcacaGAGTTTGATGATATAAATTAAGAAGTGGGTCATTtttgtgggggaaaaaaaagagttaCATATAGAATGGACTAACAAAGACATGCAAAGAAATGGATGGGAAACAGGAGCTAGAGATATGAATGTAGATTAATCTTCCATACCCTCCATGTGTGTAATTAGTTTGATAAAATGCCTGTGGCTATAACGTTCAGATTAAAAATCATGTAAGGCTGTGACATTCTGGTCAAAAAATCATGTAAAGTTGCACATGTTCAATATGTTCACGTTGATCATCTTTCTTGCCTTTTCATTGATTGTTTTGTCTTTGTGTCAACATGGAATttgtctctctcactttctatgATGATTTCCTTTGTTGAAACTTTTAAATTCCTAGAAATGTTTATGATGATTGCTTCAATTctgctatttattttttctgtagtATATTTGTGCGATGTCAACTATggaaaatgatggtggtgatgatTCAACTCTATGGGGTGCTACCaatgaaaaaatttatatagatgTTATGGTAGATTTAATAAACAAAGGTGGTATGAAAAATGGTAAGTTTAGTTCAAAGGAATGGACTAATATACTTGAAGCTCTGAATAATAAGTCTAAAAGAAACTACAACGTGAAGCAAATTAAGCAGAAATTCAATAGGCTTCGAAGTAAGCATCGTGAGTTTAGTGAGCTGTTGCAACAAACTAGATTTGGTTGGGATGCTGAAACTAATACTGTGAATGCTACAGATGAAATGTGGCAAAACTATATACGGGTATATGTACTTTCGTTTGAGGatatacaatatattattattattattattattatacgttgatgaatatattatttattcttttaggtGCATCCTAAAGCAACTGAATTTCGAAAGAAAGGATGTGACCATTACAAGCTATTAGGAATTATATTTAACAAGTCACCTGCTATTGGAGTGTTTCGTCATGCATCTACTAGTGATCCACCCAATACTGATGATGAGATGGAATTGGAGGCTGAGAGTGCACACGTTAACATTAGTCGTGATGATCCCTTTTCTACTCTCGATAAATTAACAAGCAATTTGAGGAAACGCACTGCATCATCTAGCTCAAAACATagaagtaaaaaggaaactagGTCACAATAAATGAGTGCTGCAATCCAAGCATGGATTGAGACAGCAAAGGCAAAGACAGAAGTTGCTAAAGCTAAggcagaaaaatataaaagttcctATAGTGTGGATGATAATAGTATTGATAATGCAAAAGATTGTTCCATTGCTACATGTGTGAGCCTTCTTGAAGCAATAGATGGAGTTGACAATGCTACTTATCTTAA includes the following:
- the LOC132803882 gene encoding L10-interacting MYB domain-containing protein-like, which produces MSTMENDGGDDSTLWGATNEKIYIDVMVDLINKGGMKNGKFSSKEWTNILEALNNKSKRNYNVKQIKQKFNRLRSKHREFSELLQQTRFGWDAETNTVNATDEMWQNYIRVHPKATEFRKKGCDHYKLLGIIFNKSPAIGVFRHASTSDPPNTDDEMELEAESAHVNISRDDPFSTLDKLTSNLRKRTASSSSKHRSKKETRSQ